CCGATCCGGGTGCGCTTCCTGGGCATCAACGCACGCCATCACAGCCTGGCGATCGCTCCGGCCATGCACCAGCGCGACCCCGGCGTCGTGCACATCATGGTGGAGGTGGACACCCTCGACGCCGTCGGGCAGGCGCTGGACCGGGTCAACGCCGAGGGCATTCAGGTGTCATCAACCCTTGGCCGTCATACCAACGACAAGATGGTCTCGTTCTACGTCCGTGCGCCCGGCGACTGGGACATCGAATTCGGCACCGACGGCATGCGGGTGGACGAAAACTCCTACACCGCAGAGGAAATCACCGCAGACAGTTACTGGGGCCACCAGTGGGTCGACGAGTTGCCCGCGGCCATGCGCCCCTGAGTTTTCTTGCGCGAGCAGACGCGAAATCGCACCTATCCGGGAGGAAATGTGCGATTTCGCGTCTGCTCGACGCAGCACGGTGAGTGACACGGACCACATAGATGTGATACAAGTAGGCATATTCCTAATAGGAATATGCCTACGTTCGGGAGGATCCCATGTCAGCGAGTGTCGAGTCCGCAACCCCCAGCGCAGTCATCGACCGCATCTCTCTCGTCCTCGATGCGTTCGACGGACCTGGACGCCTCACGCTCGCGCAGATTGTGCGGCGCACCGGGCTGCCCCGGTCATCGGCGCACCGGATGCTGGAGCGGCTGGTGCAACTGCGGTGGCTGCGCCGCAGCGGACGCGACTACGAGCTCGGCATGCGCCTGGTCGAACTCGGATCACTGGCCGTCCACCAGGACCGCCTGGTACGCGCGGCGAAACCGCTCTTGGACGAATTGCACCGTGCCACTGGACTCGTCGTGCACCTTGCGGTGCTGGACGGCACCGACGTCGTCTATCTGGACAAGATCGGCGACCGCATCTGCAACGGACTTCCCACCCGCGTCGGAGGCCGCCAGCCCGCACACTGCACCGCGGTCGGCAAGGCCATGCTGGCGTACTGCGACGACGCTTCGCAGGTCGATCTGCGCGTCGGTAGGACCAAATACTCGATCTCCACCGGTTCGCAGTTGGCCGCCGAACTGGCCAAGGTCCGAGCCCACGGCGTCGCCTTCGAACGCGAGGAATCGCTGCTTGGATTCGGTTGTGTCGCAGCGCCTATCGGCCAGATCGGCGAGGCCGTCGCCGCGGTCTCGGTCTGCGGTCCGATGAATCGCATGCGGTTCGACCAGAGACTGACGGCGCCGGTACGTATGACCGCGATGGGCATCTGGCGGTGCGTCGAGGGCGATTCCGTGGCGCCGACGTTGCAGCCGTTGCGTCCGCTGCGCCCGGCACTGCAGTACGCGTGAAGCTCGACCCTCAGATCGCTGGGATGATCGCAGAGTTGGACAGCGGCTTCCCGCCGGTGCACACCATGACCGGCGCGCAGGCGCGGGCGATCATCCGCTCGCGACTGGTGGTGCCGGATGAGCCGGAGCCGATCGCCGAAATCCTGGATGAGTTGGTTCCCGGACCCGGTGGCGATATTCCGGTCCGGATCTACCGCCCTGCCGGCGACGAGCTGCCCGTCCTGATCTACGCCCACGGCGGCGGGTTCGTGTTCTGCGATCTGGACAGCCACGACGGCTTGTGCCGCAGCATCGCGAATTCGACTCCGGCCGTGGTTGTTTCGGTCGGTTATCGGCTAGCGCCGGAGCATCCGTGGCCGGCGGCGGCTGAGGATGTGTATACGGTTGCCGATTTGGCGGCAAACGGGATGTTTGGCGGAGACCGCGGCCGGCTCGTGGTCGGAGGAGACAGCGCGGGTGGGAACCTCGCCGCGGTGACCGCACTGATGTCACGCGATCGTGGCGGCCCAGAGCTGGCGGCGCAGTTGCTGATTTACCCGGTGATTGCGGCCGACTTCACCACGGAGTCTTATCGCCTGTTCGGCCATGGCTACTACAACCCCAAGCCGGCGATGCAGTGGTATTGGGATCAATACGTTCCCTCGCCCGCCGACCGCACGCACCCGTACGCCGGACCCCTGCACGCCGATTTGCGCGGGTTGCCGCCTGTCGTCATGGTCGTCGCGGGCCACGATCCGTTTCGCGACGAGGCGCTCGCCTACGCCTCCGCCCTGCGTTCAGCCGCAGTTCCCGTGACGCTGCTTCAATTCGACGGCGGCATACACGGTTTCATGAGCATGCCAACACTCGACATTGCTCGGGATGCACGACGGCGGGTGGGCGTGCTGCTCCGCTCGGTCCTCGGGTCGGCCGATGGCTGACGCTCAGGTCTTTGTCATTGATCGCGTGGTGACCCGGCCGGGTTGTGCGCGCAGATTCGTCGAGACCTATCTCGCCGACTATGCACCGGGTGCACGGAAGCGCGGCATGACACTGCGTGACGTTCTGGTGAGTCCACCGATTTGGTTGGACGACGAAGTCAACACCATCTCGATCACCTGGACGCTGCCCAGCGTGACCGCCTGGTGGCACATGACGTGGCAGGGCCGCACGGATGCCAGTTTGGCCGAATGGTGGTCGGCTATCGGCGAGCTGATAGTGGAACGGTCACGCTCATTCGCCGCAGCCGCAGATGACGTGGACGGTCTGTGCGATGTATAGCGTCATCAGGTTGCTTGACGTGCAAGAACCCGACCGCGACCGGATCATCGGCGACCTGCGTGTCGTCGCGGCCCGCATGCCCTACTCAATCGTGCAGCCGACCATGGCGGGTTCACGTAACGGCGGCGACATTCTCGTTCATCTGCGTTTCGCCTCGGAAGATGAATGGCGTTTCTCGGAAACAGAATTCGCCGCTGTCCTCGCTGACGCCGCGGTGACACGAATCAATGGCGCCAACTATCCGGGCAGCCCGGTTCGCACCCGGACGACCATCGGCACGGTCTACCGCACCCTGCTGCTGCGCGTCTCTCCCGACACCGCAACCAGGACGATCTCGCGCTTCGAAGAGGAACTCCGATCGATGCCGCGCTATGTGCAGACGATCACCGCTTGGCAACTGAGTCGCGTCGACTCGGCGGTGGGGATGTCGCCGTGGACCCATGTGTTCGAGCAGACGTTCACCTGTGTCGATGGGCTCACGGGCCCGTATCTGATGCACCCCATCCATTGGGCCGTCGTGGACCGCTGGTTCGATCCCGAATGCCCGGACGTGATTGTCCGCGATCGGATATGCCACAGCTTCTGCGCGCTGCCCGAGACTGCCAACTGGGATGATCTCCCGTCGTCTCAGCAACGGGCAAACGGCTAGAGACCAGCGGGCCGGATGTTCGGGTTCGCGGTGTCCGGCGGTGCCAGCGGCGGCAGTAACGAGGTCCCGTCCAGGCTGCGCACTGGCAAGCCTTGCGTCCAGGGATAGTGCAGGCTGAACGCCACCAACCCGGTGCACTCCGCCGCGGGCCGATGACACATGGCGAGCACGGTCTCGGCCAGGTACTCGACCGGCTCGGTCGGAAATGAATCTGGAATGAGTTGGGCGGCACCGGGTGTGCGCACAGCAGTGGACGGACCGACACAGTTGACCGCGATGTTGGAGTCCACTAGTTCGGCGGCCACGCCCTGGGTGAAGCGGTGCAGCGCAGCCTTGCAGGATGCGTAGATAACGTCGCCGGCTGTCTTGTTGTAATCCCGGTACGGCCGCACCGGCGCCAGACCGGTGACCGAGCCGATGTTGACGATCCAGCCGCCACCCTGCTTGTGCATATGCGGGATAACGGCTTTCGTCAGTGCGAACGGTATTCGCAGGTAGTGGTCGATGGTCCTTTCGAAGGTCTCCGGGGACATCTGCTCGACCATGGCATAGTCGGCAAAACCGGCATTGTTGACCAGGATGTCCACTTTGCCCGTGCGGCCGATCACCTCGTTGATCAGTTGCTCGCGCTGTGCAGCGATTTCCAGGTCTGCCGGTACCGCGATCGCCCGTCCGCCAGCGGCCTCTATCAGAGTGACGGTTTCGTCGATCGTGCCCGGCAACACCGCGGCTACGCGGTCCCGGACCGACGGTGAGGGCTGATGTGAACGGGCCGTCACCACCACGGTGGCACCCTCGGCGGCGAGTCGGCGGCCGATCGCCCGCCCGATACCGCGGCTGCTACCGGTCACCAAAGCCGTTCTTCCCGCAAGCAACCCGGTCATCGCAGTTCGAAATGCGCTTCGACGGGCGCCCGGTGTTCGTTCCAGAGATCGACGAGCCGGTAAGGCGTGGCCACCACGACCCGACCGGAATTCGACCGGTAGTAGGTGTGCGCACTGGGCGTGTGGCACCAGACGGTCCCGGCCATGGCCCGGTCGATGCCGGCCACGTATTCGTCGTAGGCCTGCCGGGTCACTTCCATGGTGGCGGCACCGCGCAGCGCCATCAGTTGCAGACATTCGACGATGTAATGTGCCATCACTTCCATCGAGAAGTTCGCGCCCGCACCGTGTCCGGGACTGTAATTGGGCGCCGAGTTGATGAACAGGTTCGGGAACCCGGGAACGGTGCCACCCCGGTACGCGGCGGGGCTGTCCCCCCACTCGTCGACAAGTTTCCGGCCGTCGCGTCCCCTTACGTCGATCGTGGAGAGGAAATCGAGGTGGTAGCCCGTCGCGTAGACGATAACGTCGAGGTCGATCTGCGTGCCCGACTGTGTGACAATGCCTTTCGCGTTGACCTCGCGCGGCTCGCTTGCCTCCACGTCGACGTGGTCGCGCGTCAGCGCCGCATAGTAACCACCGGGGTCGCGAACGATCCGCTTGCCGTACGGCGCGAAGTCCGGCGTCACCTTCTTCGCCAGTTCTGTACCCGCTCCGAAGGTTTGATCGATGTAGTTCAGACACATTTGCAACAGCACGTCATTGGCGGGCGAGATCGACAGGTGAGTCGACGCCCACTCCGGGTCCCGCAGGATGACGGGGTAGTTGTTATCGGCCGTGCCCCAGAATGACTTGAGTCTGTTCCAGTTGGCGTAGTACGGCAGGTGACGGCCCAGGTAGCGGCGGTAGTCCGGCACGTCGTCGGTCAACCGCTTGCGAGGCGCCACCCAGTGCGGTTGCCGCTGAAACACCGTCAGGTGTTCGACCTCGTCGACGCAGGCGTCCACGATCTGCACCGCGGTACAGCCGGCGCCGACCACCGCGACCCGCCGACCGGCCAAGTCCACCGAAGGATCCCATTGCGCGGAGTGAATACTGTTGCCCGCGAACGCCTCCCGGCCAGGCAGATCCGGCCAGCGGGGGCGGTTGAGATAGCCGGCGGCAGTAATGACCACGCGCGCATAGCTGACATCGCGGTTGCCGTCGCGGTCCACCGACCGAATCTCCCACTGGCCGCGATCGTCATCCCACCACAGGCCCTCGACCTCGGTGCCAAAGCGGGTGTGCGCGCGGAGCCCGTACTTGTCGGCCAGTTTCGTCAGGTAAGCCTGGTATTCAGCGCCTTGCGGGTAATAGCTCGTCCATTCCGGGTTCACCTCGCGCGACAGCGAGTAGTAGGCCGACGGCGTGTCCACGCCGATACCCGGGTAGTTCGTGGTCAGCCAGGTACCGCCGACCTCGTTGTTGCGATCGAATATCTGGTACGCGACTCCGGAGTCGGCGACCGCCAGCGCGGCGATGATGCCGGCGATACCCGCCCCGACGATGGCCACCGTCGTGGTATCGGGAATCGGCACCGAACGGGGCAACGTCGGCTGTGAGAGTTGAAACCCGCCCTGCTCGAGCAGCAGCGGCACGAACTCGTCGTCGACCGGAGAGCCGAGCGCCAGCGGTAGCAACCGCCGAAACAGATCGGCGTCGTCGGCGGCGCGGGATCCGGGCGTCCTGGTCGTTCCAAGTGCGGCGACAATCGCGTCGCTTAACGCTTCGGCGGTGACCGGGTCGGTGACGCCCCTACGTTCAGGCGGGTCCGGGATATGGGAAATCCGCGGTCCGAAGGTGTCAACAACCGAGGGATCACCGGTGAGTTGGGCCAGTACGGCGACCAGCACGCCCGGGTCCCCCAGACTCAGGTTTGCCCGCAACTCATCGGGATCCGGCCGGTTCATGCCTGTCAGTATCTGGGGACTCGGCGATCGGTCCGACGGCCCTTTCCTCTGAGCGGGACAACAATCCAAGTGGATCCCGTTCACCCGCGCGTTCGGTAACTCAACCGGAGTCCCTACAGTTGCGAGCATGAGCAATCCCGCAGAGCCACTCGTGATCAGCACCGACGGGCCGATCCAGACCTGGACCATCACGCTTCCTTCCGTCGGAAACGCCATCACCGGCCGCGACGTCATCTCCGGGTTCGAGCAGGCCGTCGACAGCGCCAACGCCGACACGGAAGTCCGCGCCATCATCCTCACCGGCGAGGGAAAGATCTTCTCCGCGGGCGGCAACGTCAAAGAGATGGCCGACCAGTCGGGCATGTTCGGCTTGAGCGCCCTTGATCAGCGGTACGCCTACATCGACGGGATCCAGCGGATTCCACGCGCTCTGTCACGACTGGAAGTCCCGTTGATCGCCGCCGTCAACGGAGCCGCGATTGGCGCCGGCTGCGACCTGGCGATGATGTGTGATATCCGAATCGCCTCTGAGCGTGCGTCATTCGCCGAAAGTTTCGTGCAACTGGGACTGATTCCGGGCGATGGCGGAACCTGGTTCCTGCAACGCATCGCCGGCTACCAGCGCGCCGCCGAAATGACCCTCACCGGCGACCGGGTCGACGCCGCGACAGCGCTGGAATGGGGTCTCGTCAGCAGAGTGGTGCCGCACGACGAGCTTCTCACCGCCGCACAGGAGCTCGCGCAACGCATCGCCAAGAACCCCTCGCACGCCTTGCGGATGGCCAAGCGGCTGCTGCAGGAATCGCGTACCGGTTCACTTGAGTCGACACTGGGGATGGCCGCGGCCATGCAACCGCTGGCCCACCGCGACCCTGAGCACGAGCAACGCATCGCCAAATGGCGGACAAGCTGATGGTCGCGCCCAGACTGGTGCCGCCGGCCGGCATCGAGGATCCGGCGATCGATGCGCTACGCGCCGAGGTGCGCATGTTCGTCGCCGAACAGCAGGGTTCGCGTACCTTCACCCCATCCGTCGACGCGTGGTTGTCCCGATGGGACGAGAAGTTCACCGCCGCGATGGCTTCGCAGGGTTGGCTGGGCATGACCGTGCCGGTCGAGTACGGCGGGCACGGACGATCCTTTTTGGAACGCTTCGTCGTCACCGAGGAACTATTGGCCGCCGGCGCGCCAGTCGCGGCGCACTGGATCGCCGACCGCCAGATCGTGCCGTCCTTGCTCAAGTACGGCACCGAAGCGCAGAAACAGCACTTCCTGCCGCGGATCGTGCGAGGCGAGTGTTTCTTTGCGATTGGCATGAGCGAGCCTGATTCCGGCTCCGATCTGGCCAGCGTGCGCACCCGCGCCGAGCGCGTCGACGGCGGCTGGTCACTGTCCGGCACGAAGGTCTGGACCTCCGGTGCCCACCTCGCGCACGCCTTCATCGCGCTGGCCCGTACCGCGCCGGTGGACCCGCAGCACAGGCACGCCGGCCTCAGCCAGTTCCTCGTCGACCTGCACGGGCCCGGCATCGAGATCCGGCCGATCATCTCGATGAACGGCGCCCACCACTTCAACGAGGTCATCTTCGACGAGGCATTCGTGCCCGACGACATGGTGTTCGGTGAGATCGGCGACGGGTGGCGGCAAGTGACGTCGGAACTCGCCTTCGAACGCAGCGGCCCGGAACGGTTCCTGTCCACCTTCGTGCTGCTGGCTGCCTGTGCCGACCGGATGGCAGCGAACGCCATTCCCCGCGACGCGGAGCTGGGCCGGTTGGTCGCACGGGTGGCCGGCCTGCACCACATGTCCACCGCGGTGGCCGGCGCGCTGGAGCGGCACGAACCCGCTGACGTTCCCGCTGCGGTGGTCAAAGTCCTCGGCACCACCACCGAGGGCGACATCGCTGAGTTCGCCGATCTGCAGGACTCCCCCGATTCGGTGTTCACCGAATTGGTTGGGACAGCCGTCGACCAGCGACCAGGTTTCACCCTCCGTGGCGGCACCAATGAGGTGCTGCGCGGGGTCATCGCGCGTGGACTGGGCATGCGATGAGTGTCGATTACGAACTCGCCGACATGATGGACGCCGTCTTCGCGAACCACCGTGAGAAGCATCCGACCAGTCCGGCAGTCGACCGAGACCTCTGGCAGCACCTCGACGAACTCGGCCTGGTACGGCTCACCGGCGCCGAACAGCTCGGCGGCAGCGGGGCGGGGTGGTACGAGGCAGCCGAACTGCTGTCTGCAACGGTGCGGCACGGGATTCGTATCCCTTTGGCGGAGCACGACTTATTGGCCTGTTGGCTGCTGGACGTCACCGGACTTCCATCCGATGGCGCCGTGCGCACGGTCTGCATGCTCGATAAAACTGGACGAGCGACCGCCGTGCCCTGGGCTGCCACGGTCGACCGGGTGGTGCTGGTGTGGCGAGCTGACGGCCAGCACCGCGTCGCCGATGTCGCCGCCGGCGAGCTCGACATCACGCCGGGCACCAACCTGATCGGAGAACCGCGTGACACGGTGACGGCCGACCTCGTCGGTCTGCAGTCGGCGCCGGCTGCCCTGGCGCTGATCGATCAGCTGCGGCTGAAGTCCGGGCTGGTGCGGGCCATACAGGTGTGCGCCGCACTGGACCGAATCGTGCAGCTGTGCATCGAGCACGTGGGCTCACGCATACAGTTCGGCCGTCCGTTGTCGAAATTTCAGGCCGTGCAGCACCTGGTGTCCGACATCGCCGCCGAAGCCGCGCTCGCCCGGGCGGCAACCGAGGCCGCGCTCAGCGCGGGCGTCGCCCATCAGTGGTCCGCAGACCACCTGAAGTTCCTTGTCGCCGTGGCCCGTTCCTGCGCAGGCCATGCCGCCTCGATTGTGGTCCGAAACGCCCATCAGGTGCACGGCGCGATCGGCACCACGCGTGAGCACCGATTGCACGAATTCTCCCGGGCCGCGCTGGCGTGGCGGTCGGAGTTCGGTTCGATGCGGTACTGGGACGACCAGGTCACCGATGCGGCGCTGTACGCGAGCGCCGGCGGCCTGTGGGGTCTGATCAGCGGGTAACGCCGGCGTTCCACTGACCGGGCAGAGGGGTGTCGCGACGGGCCTGACCGCGGTTGACTCACTGCCATGAGCAACGACATCACGCTGTCGGACTTGCAGGAGTTCATCGCCGGCTTCTGGTACCACTACGACGAGGCGCACTACGACGAACTGGCCGCCCGTTATGCCGCGGACGTCCGCTATGTCAGCAGAAGCGACGATGGCGCAAGCCCTTTCGAGGAACTCATGTCACCGGAACTGCACGGGCGCGATGCGGTTTTGCAATGGCTGACCGAGCACCGCGAACAAAGTCCCTACCCGTTGCGTCACCATGCAACGAACCTCCATCGAATCGGCGCATCCGGTGACATCACCCGCGCACGCTTCTACCTCTTCGTCAACCAAGTCGCCAACTTCGTGCCGTTCGCAGTCTCCAGCGGCGTCGTTGAGGTCAGCGTGCGCCGGACGGCAGAACGTTTGGAGTTCACCGAGATGGTCGTCGTTCTCGATACCACCAATTCGGTGTTGCTCTCCGAGCGGCACGCGGGCAGCACCGCCGGGTCGTGAGCGCTCGCGACGTTTTCGCCGGCGGCGTGGCCGTCATCACCGGTGCGGGCGCCGGAATCGGCGCGGGGCTGGCGCGTGTCGCAGACCGGCTCGGTATGACGGTGGTACTGGCGGACGTCGATGTCGAGGCCATTGCCGCGCTGCGTGAGGAGCTCACCGCGGCAAGGGATTTCGTCTGCGATGTACGTGACCCTGAGGCCGTGCGGGAGTTGGCAGACCGGACCTACCGGGAAATCGGCCCGGTGCGGCTGCTGGTGAACAACGCGGGCGTGGAACAGTTCGGCTATCTGTGGGATACGCCGCTGGTCAACTGGCAGCGGGTAGTCGACGTCAACATCAGCGGTGTGTTCCACGGCATCAAGGCGTTTCTGCCGAGGATGATGGCCACCGAGGACGAGGCCTGGGTGTGGAACCTGTCGTCCGTCGGTGGGGTGGCGGCGATGCCGCTGCAGACGCCCTACATCATGAGCAAGCACGCGGTACTTGCGATGACCGAGTGTCTGCACCTCGAGGTGGAAACCGCCGGGCACGGCAACCACATTCATGTGCAAGCCGTGCTGCCCGGCGCGGTGGTTTCCAACATCTTCGAATCAGCGGGCGGTGCCGAATCCGGTGGTGACACCGCAAGCGCGGAGGCACAGCGGGTCGCCATGCTCAACGTGAAAGCCAGGGCCATGGATCCGCTGTCGGCCGCCGAGACGCTGTTCGAGCAGGCTGCCGAAGGCCGGTTCTATCTGGTCACCCAGCCGTCGGTCGTGTCGGCGATGAAGCGCCGCGCCGATGTCCTTGCTGAGCAACGTCCCCCCGCTCTGCCATGACCCTGGATCCGGACGCCGCCGCGCGGGTCGCCTCGTTCGGTCCGGTCCCTCCGATGCGGACACGAGGGCTGGCCGCGGTGCGGGCGGCCATCGAGTCCGCGCAGTTGCCAGACGACATGCCGGAGATGGCCGCCGTCACGGATGTGATGATCCCCCGATCAGTCGCGGCCCGTATCTACTACCCCACAACGGATTCCGGCCAACCCGTGCTGGT
This genomic stretch from Mycobacterium paragordonae harbors:
- a CDS encoding IclR family transcriptional regulator gives rise to the protein MSASVESATPSAVIDRISLVLDAFDGPGRLTLAQIVRRTGLPRSSAHRMLERLVQLRWLRRSGRDYELGMRLVELGSLAVHQDRLVRAAKPLLDELHRATGLVVHLAVLDGTDVVYLDKIGDRICNGLPTRVGGRQPAHCTAVGKAMLAYCDDASQVDLRVGRTKYSISTGSQLAAELAKVRAHGVAFEREESLLGFGCVAAPIGQIGEAVAAVSVCGPMNRMRFDQRLTAPVRMTAMGIWRCVEGDSVAPTLQPLRPLRPALQYA
- a CDS encoding SDR family NAD(P)-dependent oxidoreductase; the protein is MTGLLAGRTALVTGSSRGIGRAIGRRLAAEGATVVVTARSHQPSPSVRDRVAAVLPGTIDETVTLIEAAGGRAIAVPADLEIAAQREQLINEVIGRTGKVDILVNNAGFADYAMVEQMSPETFERTIDHYLRIPFALTKAVIPHMHKQGGGWIVNIGSVTGLAPVRPYRDYNKTAGDVIYASCKAALHRFTQGVAAELVDSNIAVNCVGPSTAVRTPGAAQLIPDSFPTEPVEYLAETVLAMCHRPAAECTGLVAFSLHYPWTQGLPVRSLDGTSLLPPLAPPDTANPNIRPAGL
- a CDS encoding acyl-CoA dehydrogenase family protein, which produces MSVDYELADMMDAVFANHREKHPTSPAVDRDLWQHLDELGLVRLTGAEQLGGSGAGWYEAAELLSATVRHGIRIPLAEHDLLACWLLDVTGLPSDGAVRTVCMLDKTGRATAVPWAATVDRVVLVWRADGQHRVADVAAGELDITPGTNLIGEPRDTVTADLVGLQSAPAALALIDQLRLKSGLVRAIQVCAALDRIVQLCIEHVGSRIQFGRPLSKFQAVQHLVSDIAAEAALARAATEAALSAGVAHQWSADHLKFLVAVARSCAGHAASIVVRNAHQVHGAIGTTREHRLHEFSRAALAWRSEFGSMRYWDDQVTDAALYASAGGLWGLISG
- a CDS encoding acyl-CoA dehydrogenase family protein, translating into MVAPRLVPPAGIEDPAIDALRAEVRMFVAEQQGSRTFTPSVDAWLSRWDEKFTAAMASQGWLGMTVPVEYGGHGRSFLERFVVTEELLAAGAPVAAHWIADRQIVPSLLKYGTEAQKQHFLPRIVRGECFFAIGMSEPDSGSDLASVRTRAERVDGGWSLSGTKVWTSGAHLAHAFIALARTAPVDPQHRHAGLSQFLVDLHGPGIEIRPIISMNGAHHFNEVIFDEAFVPDDMVFGEIGDGWRQVTSELAFERSGPERFLSTFVLLAACADRMAANAIPRDAELGRLVARVAGLHHMSTAVAGALERHEPADVPAAVVKVLGTTTEGDIAEFADLQDSPDSVFTELVGTAVDQRPGFTLRGGTNEVLRGVIARGLGMR
- a CDS encoding Dabb family protein; this translates as MYSVIRLLDVQEPDRDRIIGDLRVVAARMPYSIVQPTMAGSRNGGDILVHLRFASEDEWRFSETEFAAVLADAAVTRINGANYPGSPVRTRTTIGTVYRTLLLRVSPDTATRTISRFEEELRSMPRYVQTITAWQLSRVDSAVGMSPWTHVFEQTFTCVDGLTGPYLMHPIHWAVVDRWFDPECPDVIVRDRICHSFCALPETANWDDLPSSQQRANG
- a CDS encoding flavin-containing monooxygenase, producing MNRPDPDELRANLSLGDPGVLVAVLAQLTGDPSVVDTFGPRISHIPDPPERRGVTDPVTAEALSDAIVAALGTTRTPGSRAADDADLFRRLLPLALGSPVDDEFVPLLLEQGGFQLSQPTLPRSVPIPDTTTVAIVGAGIAGIIAALAVADSGVAYQIFDRNNEVGGTWLTTNYPGIGVDTPSAYYSLSREVNPEWTSYYPQGAEYQAYLTKLADKYGLRAHTRFGTEVEGLWWDDDRGQWEIRSVDRDGNRDVSYARVVITAAGYLNRPRWPDLPGREAFAGNSIHSAQWDPSVDLAGRRVAVVGAGCTAVQIVDACVDEVEHLTVFQRQPHWVAPRKRLTDDVPDYRRYLGRHLPYYANWNRLKSFWGTADNNYPVILRDPEWASTHLSISPANDVLLQMCLNYIDQTFGAGTELAKKVTPDFAPYGKRIVRDPGGYYAALTRDHVDVEASEPREVNAKGIVTQSGTQIDLDVIVYATGYHLDFLSTIDVRGRDGRKLVDEWGDSPAAYRGGTVPGFPNLFINSAPNYSPGHGAGANFSMEVMAHYIVECLQLMALRGAATMEVTRQAYDEYVAGIDRAMAGTVWCHTPSAHTYYRSNSGRVVVATPYRLVDLWNEHRAPVEAHFELR
- a CDS encoding crotonase/enoyl-CoA hydratase family protein, with protein sequence MSNPAEPLVISTDGPIQTWTITLPSVGNAITGRDVISGFEQAVDSANADTEVRAIILTGEGKIFSAGGNVKEMADQSGMFGLSALDQRYAYIDGIQRIPRALSRLEVPLIAAVNGAAIGAGCDLAMMCDIRIASERASFAESFVQLGLIPGDGGTWFLQRIAGYQRAAEMTLTGDRVDAATALEWGLVSRVVPHDELLTAAQELAQRIAKNPSHALRMAKRLLQESRTGSLESTLGMAAAMQPLAHRDPEHEQRIAKWRTS
- a CDS encoding SDR family NAD(P)-dependent oxidoreductase — its product is MSARDVFAGGVAVITGAGAGIGAGLARVADRLGMTVVLADVDVEAIAALREELTAARDFVCDVRDPEAVRELADRTYREIGPVRLLVNNAGVEQFGYLWDTPLVNWQRVVDVNISGVFHGIKAFLPRMMATEDEAWVWNLSSVGGVAAMPLQTPYIMSKHAVLAMTECLHLEVETAGHGNHIHVQAVLPGAVVSNIFESAGGAESGGDTASAEAQRVAMLNVKARAMDPLSAAETLFEQAAEGRFYLVTQPSVVSAMKRRADVLAEQRPPALP
- a CDS encoding alpha/beta hydrolase is translated as MKLDPQIAGMIAELDSGFPPVHTMTGAQARAIIRSRLVVPDEPEPIAEILDELVPGPGGDIPVRIYRPAGDELPVLIYAHGGGFVFCDLDSHDGLCRSIANSTPAVVVSVGYRLAPEHPWPAAAEDVYTVADLAANGMFGGDRGRLVVGGDSAGGNLAAVTALMSRDRGGPELAAQLLIYPVIAADFTTESYRLFGHGYYNPKPAMQWYWDQYVPSPADRTHPYAGPLHADLRGLPPVVMVVAGHDPFRDEALAYASALRSAAVPVTLLQFDGGIHGFMSMPTLDIARDARRRVGVLLRSVLGSADG
- a CDS encoding nuclear transport factor 2 family protein; translation: MSNDITLSDLQEFIAGFWYHYDEAHYDELAARYAADVRYVSRSDDGASPFEELMSPELHGRDAVLQWLTEHREQSPYPLRHHATNLHRIGASGDITRARFYLFVNQVANFVPFAVSSGVVEVSVRRTAERLEFTEMVVVLDTTNSVLLSERHAGSTAGS